The Montipora foliosa isolate CH-2021 chromosome 6, ASM3666993v2, whole genome shotgun sequence genome includes the window tactctgtcccacgacttgtggtagcagataaaaagaaaaaagtaaaagtagtCGCTGCACAGGATTTGAAACCGGAGCAACCACTTTGAAAGAAcagtttttatccacttaaccattGAAGACCAGCTGACTGATAAGTGAGCCGATTTTTTGCCAAGACTAATTAGTATATAAAATCAAAATCTCGTTTAATCCACTCTTTGCAGTTAAAACTAAGTACAAACTGAATTATCAGGCGGTATCATTTACAAAACTATTAAATATAATTAAAGTATAGTAATGTATATAATTAGTCTAGAAATCTAAAAGTTATAAAGTCATAAGCTCTCTTGGTTCTTGCCTCCTGGCGAACGGacttagctttctcttgaaggattaaaccactgcaaaaaccgtgtacgatcaaaacttgctctacgttggatcaaaatagatcgtgaccacaccataaaaaactttaaaatagaaaatatcctgcaaaggttggtcaagacaacgtgaacataggcgttgttgcttgcaatatttcggctggccaacaccagccttcttcaggttgaAGGgcaacctgaagaaggctggtgttggccagccgaaatattgcaagcaacaacgcctatgttcacgttgtcttgaccaacctttgcaggatattttctatttctcttgaagtttggtaaccgacatttttcactatgcaagcttgcttcttagcgggagTTAATACAGGTTTAAAGCGgcatttgcagaaaatgtggtgatgtggtagtctagtggttaagtaaAGGGCTTATTAATTAATCAAACATTGGGCtttggctttaaaaaaaaagttcatttcccatgatccctatcaagctttcagtgtccaaaatgaacgataatacttcacttggagcaaattgacaattaagaataatccttcaattgagggagagacttggttggtGAAACAGTTGAGTTccatatttaatgttttttgtcacgtttaaggctggttttcactagcgacggagtcggagttgCAATCAGAATCGTAAGAGCGCATAtgacctagtgaaaatcaaagatcggagtcgtaagcggagtcatgAGTTCGACAGAATCGGAACCGAgagaatcagaacgttcccattttcttccgattGCGCTTATGACctcgtcgcttatgatccagtgaaaactagattgtcagagtcggaagcagaagcggaagaaccaaccaatcacaatgcttggaatcgagcattgtgattggccGCGTTAtccttccgcttctgcttccgactttCACTGGATCAAaaaagcgacggagtcataaacggaatcaagagaaaatgaggggacagagagggaggctcagggcgttggccgggatatgtcatgtccacgaaagttatttttagacgagcggaagtctgtcttccgagacgtccgcatgcagtcttgcctcgctcacaGGTTCTTAGGGAAAAgacaaaatggcggcgcacgtagAAGGctgattaatatttattttctttcaaacatcagaccgaggttggcctgcatgcggacgtctcggaagacagacttccgctagaacaaagacttccgcttgtctaaaaataactttcgtggacatgacatatcccaagggctggactgggagcctccctctctgtcccctcattttctcttgacggaatcggtattctgcttccgactccgactgtttgattttcactagatcgtatcgctctgcgcttctgGTTACGACTCCGAcgccgtcgctagtgaaaaccagcctttagacAGCATTTACACGAAAGCgatttcacatcgacacggtttcataaCTTcaaaaccgcgtcaaaatcgatgcggtttggaagtgttaaCACGAAACCATTTTCGCCAGAAAAACAAAGTCGTGATGTTTGTTATAAGCGAATGCTGCACTatgtgctaaattcactattttgagttgaacaatgcaaattttgcACCAGAATAGTAACCGtgttcaaatcgatgcggtttcactgtttacacgacagatgataCCGCATCGTTTTGACAaggctccacttttggcagtgctttcaaatcgacacggtttcggcaacagcttcgatcggtgtcgtgtaaacagaaggcgtaaccgcatcgaaaaacgaaaccgcgttcgtgtaaacgctagGCTGCGGCTCCGTTATTGATTGCCCTAGCATGAAAACGAAAAAGCAAGCATAATGTTGCACTTCGTGAAGAAAGTTAGCACTGCTAGCATAAGTGGAGTGTTTTTTTTGAAGGGAACGTTATAATTATCTCTGAGAGGGTACTCGGAACTCCGGAAGTAACACTTCATATTCTCTTTCAAAGGCAACAGACCATGCTTAAACAATTTTAGTGTGTGTTTTTTACCATACCATatgtattatttttttcagcacgagaagagaaatttcgtatctccaagcagccatgtaatattctatttattatataaacacctatgaaatactaaatcatttcacgaaagtcATCGAAAGGCGCTTTTTTAAACGTAACCAAAGCAACATTGATCTTTTCACataagatatcatgttttcgcgcgaaagctcacttggtatttcattgctgtttatataattaatataatttataattatatatttgATTGTGTATttcgaatgtggttcagcgttatctatactcttatcgacaagaatattcgtcatcacagtagTCAAAATATTGGATATATTGCATTTGcagttttaattttatataGGTCATAGTATCTACGGTGTTGCGCCTTGTATGGAGTCTTTGGTCTTTTGTGCAACTCCACTCGCTCCTTTTTATAAACtatttttatcatcatcatcatcatcatcatcatcattattattattattattattattattattattattattattattattattattattattattattattgttagttagttagttagttgcCTTGAattggaataaataaataaaaataaatatttttcataacACAAACGATATACAAATGGCCACGAACAAGTTGTTGACCATGTTGCTATCAAATCATTCAACCTTTTATTTACTTGAGTTTCTGATACCGATTTAACATTCCTGCTTAGTGGGGCACTTAAAAGAGATCAATAAAATTAGAGTCGTGCACTTCAatttcagtgctgaaattgcttGCAAATATACATGTCTTctactaacctgcgatcaggctctattttagtttcgcgtggtacgtggagttttagcgagcgacgacataacaGAACATATGGGTGACGCTAAAAATGAGCCGTTGTTGTTCGCACCAACTGCGTCACTGAGTCACGCAAtcgaattgaaaaaaaaaaacttcacgGTGCTCCCATCACGTATTCATTTGGTCTTTCGTTCCATTGTTCATAAATTGGTCGCAAAACTGACTCACTATAGTTAATGATGGACGATGAAGACGACCACTTGAAATCCCTTGACACCGGAATTACCACGGCATGCATTAAATTAGTGATGATCACGCTTTTCGGTTCCAACCGGAACTTTGCGAGTTTATCGCTGTCTAAACTGGGCTTCCCGTTGATCTGCTTTATCGTTGACAGTATCGAACGATGTCTTTGTTTGGTGAATATCCTTGCATCAATGAAACCATCGCACCAAGTTACATATCTTACGCGTCGGGCTCACTGTCTGTAATAATGAGCTTGGTTACCGTTACAGGGAACATTCTCGTCGTGTTAGCCATCTTCATCGACCCAAACAAGGATCTCAAGTCGCCATTCAACTACTTAGTGGCCAACCTAGCCGTCTGTGATCTTTTTGTTGGATTAGTGGTCGATCCTATGTCAGCTGTTTACCATTTCAGCGAAGGAGCAGCAAGAAAATATCCGACCAAGCTTGTCTACCTTCACATTCCTTACTTCATTTCCTCCACGGGTTCCGTTCTCAGTCTGGCAGCTTTGACAGTGGATCGCTTTTGGGCTATAACCTTTCCTCTGTCTTACAGAATTAAGTTGAGTCCGAAACGCTCTGGTTTTGTGGCTGCAGGAATTTGGGCTTTCTCGATTACTTTTCCGTTCATTTATCTTTCAACTGGTTACCTGACGTACGCGTTTGTGTTCGCTCACACCGTCATCATCGTGACATTTCTGGTCATGTTATTGACTTATCTGAAGATATTTCGCGTTTTGAAGCGTGGAATTAAACAGTGGGACAAGTTGGACCATACCTCAAACGACAGTCAAGCAAAGAGGCAGGCTATGAGATGGGAACAGAAAGTAACCAAGACATTTATAATCATGTTAGCTTTCTTTCTGGCCTGCTATCTTCCCTCGTGTATTTGTATCTACATCACTAACCTGTGCAGTTCATGTAGTTGTGAATTCATTCACTGGGCCAGAGATGTTCATTTTCTGTTAATTTTGGCCAATTCAGGAGTAAACCCGTTTGTTTACGCTTGGCGATTTGAAAATTTCAGGAAAGCTTTTTCAGGGCTTTTAACCAGCTGTGGAAGATGCCACGAAAAGCGCACAATATCGCACGAAACAGAAATAGGTAACATCGGTATGTATGTCTCAAGCAGTGCCTCAAAGTAGTTTTCGAGAAGGTACAAATTGTCGCGATAGCGGTTGGCAATTTGTCGCGCGAAAGGTCGACCGTCATCACACTTAAGTCACTTAGCTTGAGGGTTCGAACCAGCAAAGAGACATGCAACTGtgcaaaatgataaaaagagtTCATAAAGGAGACAAAAATGAACATTAAACTTCAGAAATCCAGAAACGAGATATTGATTTGAAAGGATGGACCTGAGTGCATTCGGAGCAGCATTGGTGAAGAGTAGTTTCTCATGGAGTAAACGAACCAAGTGGTCTGTCTACAAGTCTCAACCTGTTTCCTTGATAATTCAGCCAGAAAAATAATGCATATTTAACTTTAAATATTGACTGCCGCTATTTTCAGTTTTCACGGTGTTGCTAAGAAATATCATTCGCACACGacaagttaataaaataatattggGTCTGTTTGGCTGTCAGTCAGTCTggttttttatttgttgtttccAAGGCTCTTTTACAACAACAACCTCATACATGGCATTACCTATCAAATTATGCAATGTAATTTACTAatctattaattaaaaaaataatcgtgAATGTCTGTAATCCATAACGTCATAAACAAAAGCAGCAAGTGATCTACAAACGAAAGagtcaatatttaacaattattcgcctcaggctcagtgattatcggtgaatattcacctcgactttgtctcggtgaatattcaccgataatcactgagcctgaggcgaataattgttttagtataaatacacaggtgattatttcaaaaaagagaaaaaaaaaaacatttcaatgcgaaatcatcttcacttacagtggcaaaacgaccactggtagccattttgtccgtcgaggtgattatcggctgataatccgagatagcgagccaatgagagcgcgcgatctgtgtatttataccagaaacccataagggttgaaacgtgtaacgcgcgttcacagcttccgaatattcagtgcgaactgattggttgaatgtttcagtgctaagtaccatatttggaaacccctcgctcttgttgttccaaatatggtacttagcaaattgaatattcagaagcttgtttcccagcacacaaggggccgttacacgtttcaacccttatgggtttctgtttaTACTAAATaacattatagttcaccactaaattttctccgattcttattgctggtttt containing:
- the LOC138007222 gene encoding histamine H2 receptor-like — protein: MSLFGEYPCINETIAPSYISYASGSLSVIMSLVTVTGNILVVLAIFIDPNKDLKSPFNYLVANLAVCDLFVGLVVDPMSAVYHFSEGAARKYPTKLVYLHIPYFISSTGSVLSLAALTVDRFWAITFPLSYRIKLSPKRSGFVAAGIWAFSITFPFIYLSTGYLTYAFVFAHTVIIVTFLVMLLTYLKIFRVLKRGIKQWDKLDHTSNDSQAKRQAMRWEQKVTKTFIIMLAFFLACYLPSCICIYITNLCSSCSCEFIHWARDVHFLLILANSGVNPFVYAWRFENFRKAFSGLLTSCGRCHEKRTISHETEIGNIGMYVSSSASK